The following are encoded in a window of Anopheles stephensi strain Indian chromosome X, UCI_ANSTEP_V1.0, whole genome shotgun sequence genomic DNA:
- the LOC118505244 gene encoding cytosolic carboxypeptidase 2-like isoform X1 has product MNWSLAAGDRVRCLQTQLFPVCATLAAKAGYLGSFLSNSLKTHQLEVNTDSKTLRPIARLKEPRELFALPKERDYDCPQQAPRWPIECQVLEERVYHLDDAPETPEPYYQPTGKELQPRPVGEENGIIVYNYNPTSAVHYFSRSTVGGSKAQPAAHPTPLDPDDLVFESRFESGNLGRAIKITPTYYELYLRPDMYTNRHTQWFYFQVKNTKAKVVYRFSIINLTKPDSLYKEGMRPLMYSTMDAECNQVGWRRCGDNIAYFRNEDNSNGYNYSHYHHRPVDDDEDEYIGTSSFTLSFNIEFKYDGDTVYFAHSYPYTYSDLQDYLMCIQRNPVKSKFCKLRLLCRSLAGNNVYYLTVTAPTTHEDDNQKKKKAVIITARVHPGESPSSWMMKGLMDFITGDSYVAKKLRHKFIFKLVPMLNPDGVIVGNTRSSLTGRDLNRQYRTVIRETYPSIWNTKAMIRRLMEDCGVAMYCDMHAHSRKHNVFIYGCENLKRHPDRRLLEQVFPLMLHKNVADKFSFENCKFKVQKNKEGTGRIVVWVLGVTNSYTLEASFGGSTMGGRAGTHFSTADYEHIGRAYCETLMDYYDDNPIKEKLRMKILTRLSKEGSSAEEPLNIPLSDYSSDEGDTSSSSSEDEGKDSMAELEGPCCSTLKVPPSSPVLPQKLKGNKKSKKQGVPLARPPAYRRKSHSVQRIVLDIPTTEPASDFFEYTSEDELLLPPAAASDTENTVKRTFRRRNRPRRTDNIRKLTLLGCETQYLMPPELIVRSAANRYQSEDEDEQSKMVMSIIKEFPPVIGKERVWQRSSGSERTVDVMKSASPDHCQVRFSLKRSIWTGTHSDGYVNDCYNPRPISWGAPPTLVKSSHYDNEALLTACSQKLAAWKDEKRSMKEKHHKSLLKHHSHVLGTQKDKENRSVRVKITVGSEQFAAVAAKHKLTGTGSDKKSTDQSGLDGGTGGGGGGGGGGGTSSISRVKRKTRSTLSKIVEKAEIITHLSRSARVGQSRRLLATSSLSTAGSPRKALLSVPSTTTAPLSAGGPNSGNAPPPNGVNGAGSGTGPTATVPSPGVKTGSKFRTGGIVVTAAQPLPKMRKSYAGTRGKSTASPIKLPTTSIDIQLTTLCSETESERNVKVVTGKKHKKKRTAKEKKDKLPC; this is encoded by the exons ATGAACTGGAGCCTAGCGGCTGGCGATCGGGTCCGGTGTCTCCAGACCCAGCTATTCCCCGTCTGTGCCACACTCGCGGCCAAAG CCGGCTATTTGGGCAGCTTTCTGTCGAACAGCCTCAAAACGCATCAGCTCGAGGTGAACACCGACTCGAAAACGCTCCGCCCGATTGCACGCCTGAAGGAGCCGCGGGAACTGTTCGCACTGCCGAAGGAACGAGACTATGATTGCCCCCAGCAGGCCCCCCGATGGCCCATCGAATGTCAG GTACTTGAGGAGCGCGTGTACCATCTGGACGACGCACCGGAAACACCGGAACCGTACTATCAGCCGACCGGCAAGGAACTGCAGCCACGACCGGTAGGCGAAGAGAATGGCATCATCGTGTACAACTACAACCCCACCAGCGCTGTTCACTAC TTTAGCCGCTCGACGGTGGGCGGCTCAAAGGCGCAACCGGCCGCCCATCCGACACCGCTCGATCCGGACGATCTCGTGTTCGAGTCCCGGTTCGAGAGCGGAAACCTCGGGCGTGCGATCAAGATAACGCCGACCTACTACGAGCTCTACCTACGCCCGGACATGTACACCAACCGGCACACGCAGTGGTTCTACTTTCAGGTGAAGAACACCAAGGCGAAGGTAGTGTACAG ATTCTCCATCATCAATCTAACGAAACCGGACAGCCTGTACAAGGAGGGCATGCGGCCGTTAATGTACTCGACGATGGATGCGGAATGCAATCAGGTCGGCTGGAGACGGTGCGGCGACAACATTGCCTACTTCCGAAACGAGGACAACAG CAATGGATACAATTACAGCCACTACCATCACCGGCCGGTCgatgacgacgaggacgagtaCATCGGTACCAGCTCGTTCACACTGTCGTTCAACATCGAGTTCAAGTACGATGGCGACACGGTCTACTTTGCCCACAGCTACCCGTACACCTACTCCGACCTGCAGGACTATCTGATGTGCATCCAGCGCAACCCGGTCAAGTCGAAGTTCTGCAAGCTGCGGCTGCTCTGCCGTTCGCTGGCCGGCAACAACGTCTACTATCTCACCGTCACCGCGCCGACAACGCACGAAGACGACAATCAAAAG aaaaagaaagcagTCATTATCACCGCACGTGTTCATCCGGGTGAGAGCCCATCCTCTTGGATGATGAAGGGTCTGATGGACTTCATTACTGGTGATTCGTACGTG GCGAAGAAGCTGCGACACAAGTTCATCTTCAAGCTGGTGCCCATGCTCAACCCGGACGGTGTTATCGTGGGCAACACCCGCAGCTCACTGACGGGGCGTGATCTCAATCGCCAGTATCGCACGGTGATACGCGAAACCTATCCCTCGATCTGGAACACGAAGGCAATGATAAGAAG ACTGATGGAGGATTGCGGTGTCGCAATGTACTGCGATATGCATGCACACTCCCGCAAGCACAACGTGTTCATTTACGGGTGCGAAAACCTGAAGCGGCACCCGGACCGCCGTCTGCTGGAGCAAGTCTTCCCGCTAATGCTGCACAAGAACGTGGCCGATAAG TTTTCCTTCGAGAACTGCAAGTTCAAGGTACAGAAAAACAAGGAAGGAACCGGCCGGATCGTCGTGTGGGTGCTGGGCGTCACCAACAGCTACACGCTGGAGGCATCCTTCGGTGGTAGCACGATGGGTGGCCGCGCCGGTACACATTTTTCCACGGCG GACTATGAGCACATCGGGCGGGCGTACTGCGAGACGCTGATGGACTATTACGACGATAATCCAATCAAA GAGAAGCTGCGCATGAAAATACTGACGCGCCTTTCGAAGGAGGGCTCGAGTGCGGAAGAACCGCTCAACATACCGCTGTCGGATTACTCGAGCGATGAGGGCgacacgagcagcagcagctccgaGGACGAAGGGAAGGACAGTATGGCGGAGCTGGAGGGACCGTGCTGCTCGACGCTGAAGGTGCCACCGTCATCGCCGGTGCTGCCACAGAAGCTGAAGGGCAACAAGAAG AGCAAAAAGCAAGGTGTACCACTGGCCCGGCCACCGGCCTACCGACGCAAATCGCACAGCGTCCAACGTATCGTGCTGGACATTCCGACCACCGAGCCGGCAAGCGATTTCTTCGAGTACACGTCCGAGGACGAGCTGCTGCTACCGCCGGCCGCTGCCTCCGACACGGAGAACACTGTGAAGCGAACATTCCGCCGGCGGAATCGGCCACGCCGCACGGATAACATACGCAAGCTGACGTTGCTTGGCTGCGAAACGCAATACCTCATGCCGCCCGAGCTGATCGTACGGTCCGCGGCGAACCGCTACCAGTCAGAGGATGAGGACGAGCAGAGCAAGATGGTGATGAGCATCATCAAGGAGTTCCCGCCAGTGATCGGAAAGGAGCGGGTCTGGCAGCGATCCAGTGGTAGCGAGAG AACGGTAGATGTAATGAAATCGGCCAGCCCGGATCACTGCCAGGTGCGCTTCTCGCTCAAACGCTCCATCTGGACCGGCACGCACTCGGACGGTTACGTGAACGATTGCTACAATCCGCGCCCAATCTCCTGGGGCGCTCCACCAACCCTCGTCAAGTCTAGCCACTACGACAACGAGGCACTGCTCAC CGCCTGTTCGCAGAAGCTGGCCGCCTGGAAGGACGAGAAGCGCAGCATGAAGGAAAAGCACCACAAAAGTCTGCTGAAGCACCATTCGCACGTGCTCGGCACGCAGAAGGATAAGGAAAATCGTAGCGTGCGGGTGAAGATAACGGTCGGCTCGGAACAGTTTGCTGCCGTGGCGGCCAAACACAAGCTGACCGGAACCGGAAGCGATAAGAAATCGACGGACCAATCCGGACTGGATGGTGGTACTgggggcggtggtggtggtggtggtggcggtggaacTAGCAGCATTTCGCGcgtcaaacgaaaaacacg CTCGACGTTGAGCAAGATCGTGGAGAAGGCGGAAATCATCACTCACCTGTCGCGTAGTGCACGGGTCGGGCAGTCGCGCCGTCTGCTCGCCACCAGCTCCCTTTCGACGGCCGGTTCCCCCCGGAAGGCACTGCTGAGCGTCCCGTCCACGACCACCGCTCCACTGTCCGCAGGCGGGCCGAACAGCGGCaatgcaccaccaccgaacgggGTGAACGGGGCGGGAAGTGGAACCGGCCCTACCGCGACCGTACCGTCGCCGGGCGTCAAAACCGGTAGCAAGTTCCGGACCGGCGGTATCGTGGTGACCGCTGCCCAGCCGCTGCCCAAGATGCGCAAATCGTATGCCGGCACGCGGGGCAAAAGTACCGCCTCACCGATCAAATTGCCGACGACCAGTATCGATATACAGCTGACCACTCTCTGCTCCGAGACGGAATCTGAAAGAAACGTAAAGGTGGTTACTGGCAAGAAGCACAAGAAGAAACGTACCGCCAAGGAGAAGAAGGACAAGCTGCCGTGTTAA
- the LOC118505244 gene encoding cytosolic carboxypeptidase Nna1-like isoform X3, with protein MNWSLAAGDRVRCLQTQLFPVCATLAAKAGYLGSFLSNSLKTHQLEVNTDSKTLRPIARLKEPRELFALPKERDYDCPQQAPRWPIECQVLEERVYHLDDAPETPEPYYQPTGKELQPRPVGEENGIIVYNYNPTSAVHYFSRSTVGGSKAQPAAHPTPLDPDDLVFESRFESGNLGRAIKITPTYYELYLRPDMYTNRHTQWFYFQVKNTKAKVVYRFSIINLTKPDSLYKEGMRPLMYSTMDAECNQVGWRRCGDNIAYFRNEDNSNGYNYSHYHHRPVDDDEDEYIGTSSFTLSFNIEFKYDGDTVYFAHSYPYTYSDLQDYLMCIQRNPVKSKFCKLRLLCRSLAGNNVYYLTVTAPTTHEDDNQKKKKAVIITARVHPGESPSSWMMKGLMDFITGDSYVAKKLRHKFIFKLVPMLNPDGVIVGNTRSSLTGRDLNRQYRTVIRETYPSIWNTKAMIRRLMEDCGVAMYCDMHAHSRKHNVFIYGCENLKRHPDRRLLEQVFPLMLHKNVADKFSFENCKFKVQKNKEGTGRIVVWVLGVTNSYTLEASFGGSTMGGRAGTHFSTADYEHIGRAYCETLMDYYDDNPIKSKKQGVPLARPPAYRRKSHSVQRIVLDIPTTEPASDFFEYTSEDELLLPPAAASDTENTVKRTFRRRNRPRRTDNIRKLTLLGCETQYLMPPELIVRSAANRYQSEDEDEQSKMVMSIIKEFPPVIGKERVWQRSSGSERTVDVMKSASPDHCQVRFSLKRSIWTGTHSDGYVNDCYNPRPISWGAPPTLVKSSHYDNEALLTACSQKLAAWKDEKRSMKEKHHKSLLKHHSHVLGTQKDKENRSVRVKITVGSEQFAAVAAKHKLTGTGSDKKSTDQSGLDGGTGGGGGGGGGGGTSSISRVKRKTRSTLSKIVEKAEIITHLSRSARVGQSRRLLATSSLSTAGSPRKALLSVPSTTTAPLSAGGPNSGNAPPPNGVNGAGSGTGPTATVPSPGVKTGSKFRTGGIVVTAAQPLPKMRKSYAGTRGKSTASPIKLPTTSIDIQLTTLCSETESERNVKVVTGKKHKKKRTAKEKKDKLPC; from the exons ATGAACTGGAGCCTAGCGGCTGGCGATCGGGTCCGGTGTCTCCAGACCCAGCTATTCCCCGTCTGTGCCACACTCGCGGCCAAAG CCGGCTATTTGGGCAGCTTTCTGTCGAACAGCCTCAAAACGCATCAGCTCGAGGTGAACACCGACTCGAAAACGCTCCGCCCGATTGCACGCCTGAAGGAGCCGCGGGAACTGTTCGCACTGCCGAAGGAACGAGACTATGATTGCCCCCAGCAGGCCCCCCGATGGCCCATCGAATGTCAG GTACTTGAGGAGCGCGTGTACCATCTGGACGACGCACCGGAAACACCGGAACCGTACTATCAGCCGACCGGCAAGGAACTGCAGCCACGACCGGTAGGCGAAGAGAATGGCATCATCGTGTACAACTACAACCCCACCAGCGCTGTTCACTAC TTTAGCCGCTCGACGGTGGGCGGCTCAAAGGCGCAACCGGCCGCCCATCCGACACCGCTCGATCCGGACGATCTCGTGTTCGAGTCCCGGTTCGAGAGCGGAAACCTCGGGCGTGCGATCAAGATAACGCCGACCTACTACGAGCTCTACCTACGCCCGGACATGTACACCAACCGGCACACGCAGTGGTTCTACTTTCAGGTGAAGAACACCAAGGCGAAGGTAGTGTACAG ATTCTCCATCATCAATCTAACGAAACCGGACAGCCTGTACAAGGAGGGCATGCGGCCGTTAATGTACTCGACGATGGATGCGGAATGCAATCAGGTCGGCTGGAGACGGTGCGGCGACAACATTGCCTACTTCCGAAACGAGGACAACAG CAATGGATACAATTACAGCCACTACCATCACCGGCCGGTCgatgacgacgaggacgagtaCATCGGTACCAGCTCGTTCACACTGTCGTTCAACATCGAGTTCAAGTACGATGGCGACACGGTCTACTTTGCCCACAGCTACCCGTACACCTACTCCGACCTGCAGGACTATCTGATGTGCATCCAGCGCAACCCGGTCAAGTCGAAGTTCTGCAAGCTGCGGCTGCTCTGCCGTTCGCTGGCCGGCAACAACGTCTACTATCTCACCGTCACCGCGCCGACAACGCACGAAGACGACAATCAAAAG aaaaagaaagcagTCATTATCACCGCACGTGTTCATCCGGGTGAGAGCCCATCCTCTTGGATGATGAAGGGTCTGATGGACTTCATTACTGGTGATTCGTACGTG GCGAAGAAGCTGCGACACAAGTTCATCTTCAAGCTGGTGCCCATGCTCAACCCGGACGGTGTTATCGTGGGCAACACCCGCAGCTCACTGACGGGGCGTGATCTCAATCGCCAGTATCGCACGGTGATACGCGAAACCTATCCCTCGATCTGGAACACGAAGGCAATGATAAGAAG ACTGATGGAGGATTGCGGTGTCGCAATGTACTGCGATATGCATGCACACTCCCGCAAGCACAACGTGTTCATTTACGGGTGCGAAAACCTGAAGCGGCACCCGGACCGCCGTCTGCTGGAGCAAGTCTTCCCGCTAATGCTGCACAAGAACGTGGCCGATAAG TTTTCCTTCGAGAACTGCAAGTTCAAGGTACAGAAAAACAAGGAAGGAACCGGCCGGATCGTCGTGTGGGTGCTGGGCGTCACCAACAGCTACACGCTGGAGGCATCCTTCGGTGGTAGCACGATGGGTGGCCGCGCCGGTACACATTTTTCCACGGCG GACTATGAGCACATCGGGCGGGCGTACTGCGAGACGCTGATGGACTATTACGACGATAATCCAATCAAA AGCAAAAAGCAAGGTGTACCACTGGCCCGGCCACCGGCCTACCGACGCAAATCGCACAGCGTCCAACGTATCGTGCTGGACATTCCGACCACCGAGCCGGCAAGCGATTTCTTCGAGTACACGTCCGAGGACGAGCTGCTGCTACCGCCGGCCGCTGCCTCCGACACGGAGAACACTGTGAAGCGAACATTCCGCCGGCGGAATCGGCCACGCCGCACGGATAACATACGCAAGCTGACGTTGCTTGGCTGCGAAACGCAATACCTCATGCCGCCCGAGCTGATCGTACGGTCCGCGGCGAACCGCTACCAGTCAGAGGATGAGGACGAGCAGAGCAAGATGGTGATGAGCATCATCAAGGAGTTCCCGCCAGTGATCGGAAAGGAGCGGGTCTGGCAGCGATCCAGTGGTAGCGAGAG AACGGTAGATGTAATGAAATCGGCCAGCCCGGATCACTGCCAGGTGCGCTTCTCGCTCAAACGCTCCATCTGGACCGGCACGCACTCGGACGGTTACGTGAACGATTGCTACAATCCGCGCCCAATCTCCTGGGGCGCTCCACCAACCCTCGTCAAGTCTAGCCACTACGACAACGAGGCACTGCTCAC CGCCTGTTCGCAGAAGCTGGCCGCCTGGAAGGACGAGAAGCGCAGCATGAAGGAAAAGCACCACAAAAGTCTGCTGAAGCACCATTCGCACGTGCTCGGCACGCAGAAGGATAAGGAAAATCGTAGCGTGCGGGTGAAGATAACGGTCGGCTCGGAACAGTTTGCTGCCGTGGCGGCCAAACACAAGCTGACCGGAACCGGAAGCGATAAGAAATCGACGGACCAATCCGGACTGGATGGTGGTACTgggggcggtggtggtggtggtggtggcggtggaacTAGCAGCATTTCGCGcgtcaaacgaaaaacacg CTCGACGTTGAGCAAGATCGTGGAGAAGGCGGAAATCATCACTCACCTGTCGCGTAGTGCACGGGTCGGGCAGTCGCGCCGTCTGCTCGCCACCAGCTCCCTTTCGACGGCCGGTTCCCCCCGGAAGGCACTGCTGAGCGTCCCGTCCACGACCACCGCTCCACTGTCCGCAGGCGGGCCGAACAGCGGCaatgcaccaccaccgaacgggGTGAACGGGGCGGGAAGTGGAACCGGCCCTACCGCGACCGTACCGTCGCCGGGCGTCAAAACCGGTAGCAAGTTCCGGACCGGCGGTATCGTGGTGACCGCTGCCCAGCCGCTGCCCAAGATGCGCAAATCGTATGCCGGCACGCGGGGCAAAAGTACCGCCTCACCGATCAAATTGCCGACGACCAGTATCGATATACAGCTGACCACTCTCTGCTCCGAGACGGAATCTGAAAGAAACGTAAAGGTGGTTACTGGCAAGAAGCACAAGAAGAAACGTACCGCCAAGGAGAAGAAGGACAAGCTGCCGTGTTAA
- the LOC118505244 gene encoding cytosolic carboxypeptidase 2-like isoform X2, which translates to MMDAPLNLNEAGYLGSFLSNSLKTHQLEVNTDSKTLRPIARLKEPRELFALPKERDYDCPQQAPRWPIECQVLEERVYHLDDAPETPEPYYQPTGKELQPRPVGEENGIIVYNYNPTSAVHYFSRSTVGGSKAQPAAHPTPLDPDDLVFESRFESGNLGRAIKITPTYYELYLRPDMYTNRHTQWFYFQVKNTKAKVVYRFSIINLTKPDSLYKEGMRPLMYSTMDAECNQVGWRRCGDNIAYFRNEDNSNGYNYSHYHHRPVDDDEDEYIGTSSFTLSFNIEFKYDGDTVYFAHSYPYTYSDLQDYLMCIQRNPVKSKFCKLRLLCRSLAGNNVYYLTVTAPTTHEDDNQKKKKAVIITARVHPGESPSSWMMKGLMDFITGDSYVAKKLRHKFIFKLVPMLNPDGVIVGNTRSSLTGRDLNRQYRTVIRETYPSIWNTKAMIRRLMEDCGVAMYCDMHAHSRKHNVFIYGCENLKRHPDRRLLEQVFPLMLHKNVADKFSFENCKFKVQKNKEGTGRIVVWVLGVTNSYTLEASFGGSTMGGRAGTHFSTADYEHIGRAYCETLMDYYDDNPIKEKLRMKILTRLSKEGSSAEEPLNIPLSDYSSDEGDTSSSSSEDEGKDSMAELEGPCCSTLKVPPSSPVLPQKLKGNKKSKKQGVPLARPPAYRRKSHSVQRIVLDIPTTEPASDFFEYTSEDELLLPPAAASDTENTVKRTFRRRNRPRRTDNIRKLTLLGCETQYLMPPELIVRSAANRYQSEDEDEQSKMVMSIIKEFPPVIGKERVWQRSSGSERTVDVMKSASPDHCQVRFSLKRSIWTGTHSDGYVNDCYNPRPISWGAPPTLVKSSHYDNEALLTACSQKLAAWKDEKRSMKEKHHKSLLKHHSHVLGTQKDKENRSVRVKITVGSEQFAAVAAKHKLTGTGSDKKSTDQSGLDGGTGGGGGGGGGGGTSSISRVKRKTRSTLSKIVEKAEIITHLSRSARVGQSRRLLATSSLSTAGSPRKALLSVPSTTTAPLSAGGPNSGNAPPPNGVNGAGSGTGPTATVPSPGVKTGSKFRTGGIVVTAAQPLPKMRKSYAGTRGKSTASPIKLPTTSIDIQLTTLCSETESERNVKVVTGKKHKKKRTAKEKKDKLPC; encoded by the exons ATGATGGACGCACCCTTGAACCTCAACGAAG CCGGCTATTTGGGCAGCTTTCTGTCGAACAGCCTCAAAACGCATCAGCTCGAGGTGAACACCGACTCGAAAACGCTCCGCCCGATTGCACGCCTGAAGGAGCCGCGGGAACTGTTCGCACTGCCGAAGGAACGAGACTATGATTGCCCCCAGCAGGCCCCCCGATGGCCCATCGAATGTCAG GTACTTGAGGAGCGCGTGTACCATCTGGACGACGCACCGGAAACACCGGAACCGTACTATCAGCCGACCGGCAAGGAACTGCAGCCACGACCGGTAGGCGAAGAGAATGGCATCATCGTGTACAACTACAACCCCACCAGCGCTGTTCACTAC TTTAGCCGCTCGACGGTGGGCGGCTCAAAGGCGCAACCGGCCGCCCATCCGACACCGCTCGATCCGGACGATCTCGTGTTCGAGTCCCGGTTCGAGAGCGGAAACCTCGGGCGTGCGATCAAGATAACGCCGACCTACTACGAGCTCTACCTACGCCCGGACATGTACACCAACCGGCACACGCAGTGGTTCTACTTTCAGGTGAAGAACACCAAGGCGAAGGTAGTGTACAG ATTCTCCATCATCAATCTAACGAAACCGGACAGCCTGTACAAGGAGGGCATGCGGCCGTTAATGTACTCGACGATGGATGCGGAATGCAATCAGGTCGGCTGGAGACGGTGCGGCGACAACATTGCCTACTTCCGAAACGAGGACAACAG CAATGGATACAATTACAGCCACTACCATCACCGGCCGGTCgatgacgacgaggacgagtaCATCGGTACCAGCTCGTTCACACTGTCGTTCAACATCGAGTTCAAGTACGATGGCGACACGGTCTACTTTGCCCACAGCTACCCGTACACCTACTCCGACCTGCAGGACTATCTGATGTGCATCCAGCGCAACCCGGTCAAGTCGAAGTTCTGCAAGCTGCGGCTGCTCTGCCGTTCGCTGGCCGGCAACAACGTCTACTATCTCACCGTCACCGCGCCGACAACGCACGAAGACGACAATCAAAAG aaaaagaaagcagTCATTATCACCGCACGTGTTCATCCGGGTGAGAGCCCATCCTCTTGGATGATGAAGGGTCTGATGGACTTCATTACTGGTGATTCGTACGTG GCGAAGAAGCTGCGACACAAGTTCATCTTCAAGCTGGTGCCCATGCTCAACCCGGACGGTGTTATCGTGGGCAACACCCGCAGCTCACTGACGGGGCGTGATCTCAATCGCCAGTATCGCACGGTGATACGCGAAACCTATCCCTCGATCTGGAACACGAAGGCAATGATAAGAAG ACTGATGGAGGATTGCGGTGTCGCAATGTACTGCGATATGCATGCACACTCCCGCAAGCACAACGTGTTCATTTACGGGTGCGAAAACCTGAAGCGGCACCCGGACCGCCGTCTGCTGGAGCAAGTCTTCCCGCTAATGCTGCACAAGAACGTGGCCGATAAG TTTTCCTTCGAGAACTGCAAGTTCAAGGTACAGAAAAACAAGGAAGGAACCGGCCGGATCGTCGTGTGGGTGCTGGGCGTCACCAACAGCTACACGCTGGAGGCATCCTTCGGTGGTAGCACGATGGGTGGCCGCGCCGGTACACATTTTTCCACGGCG GACTATGAGCACATCGGGCGGGCGTACTGCGAGACGCTGATGGACTATTACGACGATAATCCAATCAAA GAGAAGCTGCGCATGAAAATACTGACGCGCCTTTCGAAGGAGGGCTCGAGTGCGGAAGAACCGCTCAACATACCGCTGTCGGATTACTCGAGCGATGAGGGCgacacgagcagcagcagctccgaGGACGAAGGGAAGGACAGTATGGCGGAGCTGGAGGGACCGTGCTGCTCGACGCTGAAGGTGCCACCGTCATCGCCGGTGCTGCCACAGAAGCTGAAGGGCAACAAGAAG AGCAAAAAGCAAGGTGTACCACTGGCCCGGCCACCGGCCTACCGACGCAAATCGCACAGCGTCCAACGTATCGTGCTGGACATTCCGACCACCGAGCCGGCAAGCGATTTCTTCGAGTACACGTCCGAGGACGAGCTGCTGCTACCGCCGGCCGCTGCCTCCGACACGGAGAACACTGTGAAGCGAACATTCCGCCGGCGGAATCGGCCACGCCGCACGGATAACATACGCAAGCTGACGTTGCTTGGCTGCGAAACGCAATACCTCATGCCGCCCGAGCTGATCGTACGGTCCGCGGCGAACCGCTACCAGTCAGAGGATGAGGACGAGCAGAGCAAGATGGTGATGAGCATCATCAAGGAGTTCCCGCCAGTGATCGGAAAGGAGCGGGTCTGGCAGCGATCCAGTGGTAGCGAGAG AACGGTAGATGTAATGAAATCGGCCAGCCCGGATCACTGCCAGGTGCGCTTCTCGCTCAAACGCTCCATCTGGACCGGCACGCACTCGGACGGTTACGTGAACGATTGCTACAATCCGCGCCCAATCTCCTGGGGCGCTCCACCAACCCTCGTCAAGTCTAGCCACTACGACAACGAGGCACTGCTCAC CGCCTGTTCGCAGAAGCTGGCCGCCTGGAAGGACGAGAAGCGCAGCATGAAGGAAAAGCACCACAAAAGTCTGCTGAAGCACCATTCGCACGTGCTCGGCACGCAGAAGGATAAGGAAAATCGTAGCGTGCGGGTGAAGATAACGGTCGGCTCGGAACAGTTTGCTGCCGTGGCGGCCAAACACAAGCTGACCGGAACCGGAAGCGATAAGAAATCGACGGACCAATCCGGACTGGATGGTGGTACTgggggcggtggtggtggtggtggtggcggtggaacTAGCAGCATTTCGCGcgtcaaacgaaaaacacg CTCGACGTTGAGCAAGATCGTGGAGAAGGCGGAAATCATCACTCACCTGTCGCGTAGTGCACGGGTCGGGCAGTCGCGCCGTCTGCTCGCCACCAGCTCCCTTTCGACGGCCGGTTCCCCCCGGAAGGCACTGCTGAGCGTCCCGTCCACGACCACCGCTCCACTGTCCGCAGGCGGGCCGAACAGCGGCaatgcaccaccaccgaacgggGTGAACGGGGCGGGAAGTGGAACCGGCCCTACCGCGACCGTACCGTCGCCGGGCGTCAAAACCGGTAGCAAGTTCCGGACCGGCGGTATCGTGGTGACCGCTGCCCAGCCGCTGCCCAAGATGCGCAAATCGTATGCCGGCACGCGGGGCAAAAGTACCGCCTCACCGATCAAATTGCCGACGACCAGTATCGATATACAGCTGACCACTCTCTGCTCCGAGACGGAATCTGAAAGAAACGTAAAGGTGGTTACTGGCAAGAAGCACAAGAAGAAACGTACCGCCAAGGAGAAGAAGGACAAGCTGCCGTGTTAA